One Clupea harengus chromosome 3, Ch_v2.0.2, whole genome shotgun sequence DNA window includes the following coding sequences:
- the LOC105910395 gene encoding uncharacterized oxidoreductase YjmC-like, whose product MSMSRCLIARAEVQTFIERCMLSVGTKPSHARSLAEVLVEGDRRGHYSHGLNRMDVYVKDIRTGICAKEGEPVVERETVATGLVEGNNLLGPVVGNFCMNLALRKARDVGIGWVVARGSNHYGIAAYYAMQALKENMIGMSYTNTSPLVVPTRAKECTLGTNPISVAAPAANGDSFVLDMATSAVAFGKVELHDRNGNTIPEGWGCDSQGKLSTDPSKVLRGGGLVPIGGCEITGGYKGFGLGLMVEVFCGMLAGSQYSRYIRTWRVTDRAANLGQCFVAINPENFSPGFNDRMSDLLSIHRDLEPTDPEMPVVAPGDPERIHMEKCHSLGGIPYHLSVVNHMNDFAKSIGVTTLLPVDKVIR is encoded by the exons ATGAGTATGAGCAG GTGTCTTATTGCCCGGGCGGAGGTGCAGACCTTCATTGAGAGGTGCATGCTGAGCGTGGGCACCAAACCCAGTCATGCCCGCAGCCTGGCAGAGGTGCTggtggagggagacaggagagggcaCTACAGCCACGGCCTTAACCGGATGG ATGTGTACGTTAAAGACATCAGAACGGGCATCTGTGCTAAGGAAGGCGAGCCAGTGGTCGAAAGGGAGACTGTTGCCACTGGTCTGGTGGAGGGGAACAACCTGCTGGGTCCGGTGGTGGGAAACTTCTGCATGAACCTGGCCCTCAGGAAGGCTCGAGACGTGGGCATCGGCTGGGTGGTCGCACGTG GCTCCAATCATTATGGCATTGCTGCTTATTACGCCATGCAAGCCCTGAAAGAGAACATGATC GGCATGTCCTATACAAACACCTCTCCCCTGGTGGTCCCTACCAGAGCTAAAGAG TGTACTCTCGGGACCAACCCCATCAGTGTAGCGGCTCCAGCTGCTAATGGAGACAGCTTTGTGCTGGACATGGCAACATCTGCAGTGGCATTCGGGAAG GTGGAGCTCCACGACAGGAATGGGAACACTATCCCAGAGGGCTGGGGTTGTGACTCTCAGGGCAAACTGAGCACCGACCCCAGCAAGgtgctgagaggaggaggactggTGCCCATCGGGGGCTGTGAGATCACAG GAGGATACAAGGGCTTTGGGTTGGGACTGATGGTGGAAGTGTTCTGTGGAATGCTAGCAGGGTCTCAGTACAGCCGCTATATTCGGACATGGAGGGTGACGGATCGTGCTGCTAACCTG ggGCAGTGTTTCGTAGCCATAAACCCAGAGAACTTCTCTCCAGGTTTTAATGACAGGATGTCAGATCTGCTCTCTATACACAGAGATCTGGAGCCT ACTGACCCTGAGATGCCAGTTGTAGCCCCTGGAGACCCAGAGAGAATTCATATGGAAAAATGTCATTCTCTTGGTGGAATTCCCTACCATCTTAGTGTCGTCAACCACATG AATGATTTTGCCAAAAGCATTGGGGTCACTACACTGCTCCCAGTTGACAAGGTGATTCGTTAG
- the ifitm5 gene encoding interferon-induced transmembrane protein 5, producing the protein MDNATYSYSSDCTPLTSCKSARKPAGSTVVNMGHGPKRAPKDYLLWSLCNTLYVNFCCLGFMALLYSIKARDQKTLGDLRAAQECSDKAKWYNILASGWNLLVPLLLLGLVVLLLVHLGTTEGSFDFFGEEGFQTFMNLFGR; encoded by the exons ATGGACAACGCCACTTACAGCTACTCGTCCGACTGCACCCCGCTGACCAGCTGCAAGTCTGCTCGCAAACCAGCTGGCTCCACGGTGGTGAACATGGGCCATGGTCCAAAGAGGGCTCCTAAGGACTACCTGCTCTGGTCTCTGTGCAACACCCTCTATGTCAACTTCTGCTGCCTGGGCTTCATGGCTCTCCTCTACTCCATCAAG GCCCGAGACCAGAAGACCCTGGGAGACTTGCGGGCCGCACAGGAGTGCTCGGACAAGGCCAAGTGGTACAACATCCTGGCCTCGGGCTGGAACCTGCtggtgcctctgctgctgctgggcctggtGGTCCTGCTGCTGGTGCACCTGGGGACCACGGAGGGATCCTTTGACTTCTTTGGGGAGGAGGGCTTCCAGACCTTCATGAACCTCTTCGGCAGGTAG
- the cat gene encoding catalase produces the protein KGPNFIFSLSFYLKVWSHNEYPLIPVGKLVLNRNPVNYFAEVEQLAFDPSNMPPGVEPSPDKMLQGRLFSYPDTHRHRLGANYLQLPVNCPFRARVANYQRDGPMCMGDNQAGAPNYYPNSFSAPETQPRCIESKFQVSPDVARYNSADDDNVTQVRSFYTQVLNEEERQRLCENMAGHMKGAQLFIQKRAVQNLMAVHPDYGNRVQTLLNKHNAENKKNAVRVYTQGGASAMAAASKM, from the exons AAAGGTCCCAACTTTATTTTCTCACTGTCCTTTTATCTCAAGGTCTGGTCCCACAACGAGTACCCTCTGATCCCAGTAGGGAAGCTGGTCCTCAACAGAAACCCTGTCAACTACTTTGCAGAGGTGGAGCAGCTGGCCTTTGATCCTAGCAACATGCCTCCAGGCGTCGAGCCCAGCCCAGACAAGATGCTGCAG gGTCGGCTCTTCTcctacccagacacacacaggcaccgcCTGGGCGCCAACTACCTGCAGCTGCCCGTCAACTGCCCCTTCAGAGCCCGCGTGGCCAACTACCAGAGGGACGGCCCCATGTGCATGGGCGACAACCAGG CCGGAGCCCCTAACTACTACCCCAACAGCTTCAGTGCCCCAGAGACACAGCCTCGCTGCATTGAGTCCAAGTTTCAGGTGTCACCTGATGTGGCTCGCTACAACAGTGCAGACGATGACAATGTCACTCAG GTGCGCAGCTTCTACACCCAAGTCCtgaatgaggaggagaggcagcgtCTGTGTGAGAACATGGCCGGCCACATGAAGGGAGCACAGCTCTTCATTCAGAAACGCGCG GTCCAGAACTTGATGGCGGTCCACCCTGACTATGGGAACCGGGTCCAGACATTGCTCAACAAACACAATGCAGAGAACAAGAAG AATGCGGTGCGGGTGTACACCCAAGGTGGGGCATCTGCAATGGCAGCAGCCTCGAAGATGTGA